Proteins encoded together in one Urocitellus parryii isolate mUroPar1 chromosome 3, mUroPar1.hap1, whole genome shotgun sequence window:
- the LOC113198845 gene encoding prefoldin subunit 4 — protein MAATMKKAAAEDVNVTFEDQQKINKFARNTSRITELKEEIEVKKKQLQNLEDACDDIMLADDDCLMIPYQIGDVFISHSQEETQEMLGEAKKNLQEEIDALESRVESIQRVLADLKVQLYAKFGSNINLEADES, from the coding sequence ATGGCGGCCACCATGAAGAAGGCGGCTGCAGAAGATGTCAATGTTACTTTTGAAGATCagcaaaagataaacaaatttgCCCGGAATACAAGTAGAATCACagaactaaaggaagaaatagaagtaaaaaagaaacaactccAAAATTTAGAAGATGCCTGTGATGACATCATGCTTGCAGATGATGACTGCTTAATGATACCTTATCAAATTGGGGATGTTTTCATTAGCCATTCTCAAGAGGAAACACAGGAAATGTTAggggaagcaaagaaaaatttgCAAGAAGAAATTGACGCCTTAGAATCCAGAGTGGAATCAATTCAGCGGGTGTTAGCAGATTTGAAAGTTCAGTTATATGCAAAATTTGGCAGCAACATAAATCTTGAAGCTGATGaaagttaa